From a region of the Apis cerana isolate GH-2021 linkage group LG13, AcerK_1.0, whole genome shotgun sequence genome:
- the LOC107998777 gene encoding LOW QUALITY PROTEIN: uncharacterized protein LOC107998777 (The sequence of the model RefSeq protein was modified relative to this genomic sequence to represent the inferred CDS: inserted 1 base in 1 codon) — translation MNSINDIQRRKINMFLVADNMEDESQMDLAVHGELAGKIVEQIFDQVQKNKDLKVSLGPGLYYKHKVRDTVSAEKCHQSFSNDKEMDEIMNKIVSLLNQLIFEEVQKKTCISLPPDLMEFLDWMLELNSQTTSLQQVTGYYCSIXGGNLTRTLQFSFQLPPTLPFIKGNSEEHFPRDKYLFQSFPSQRIETEITELYIKITVIRNLIKEYGTLSEKEQEKVEAIHEYLVKFDLDR, via the exons ATGAACTCGATCAACGATATccagagaagaaaaatcaacATGTTTCTGGTAGCCGATAATATGGAAGATGAATCGCAGATGGATTTGGCTGTTCATGGTGAACTCGCAGGAAAGATCGTGGAACAAATTTTCGACCAg GTGCAAAAGAATAAAGATCTGAAGGTATCGTTGGGCCCAGGTCTTTACTACAAGCACAAGGTTAGAGATACCGTGTCAGCTGAGAAGTGTCATCAAAGTTTTAGCAACGACAAA GAGATGGACGAGATAATGAACAAGATCGTGTCGCTTCTGAATCAACTCATTTTCGAGGAGGTGCAGAAAAAGACGTGCATTTCCCTGCCGCCAGATTTGATGGAGTTTTTGGACTGGATGTTAGAATTGAATTCGCAAACGACATCGTTGCAACAAGTAACGGGATATTATTGTTCGA ATGGGGGAAATTTGACGCGCACGTTGCAATTTTCGTTCCAGCTACCACCGACGTTACCGTTCATAAAAGGAAATTCGGAGGAACATTTTCCACGGGACAAATACCTCTTCCAGAGTTTTCCGAGTCAACGTATAGAGACCGAGATCACTGAATTGTACATAAAGATCACAGTGATACGTAATCTCATAAAGGAATACGGTACCTTGTCGGAAAAGGAGCAGGAGAAAGTCGAGGCGATTCACGAATATCTGGTTAAATTTGATCTTGATCGATGA